One region of Humidesulfovibrio mexicanus genomic DNA includes:
- a CDS encoding proline--tRNA ligase has product MRLSKAYVPTLKEVPADAEVVSHRLLLRGGFVRQLTRGIYTYLPLGLRAVNKVADICREEMNRAGAQEILMPMVQPADLWAETGRWEFYGKELLRFKDRADRDYCLGPTHEEVVTDLVRGEVRSYRQLPINLYQIQTKFRDEIRPRFGLMRGREFVMKDAYSFDRDEAGADASYRAMYDAYCAIFRRLGLEFRPVEADTGSIGGNFSHEFMVLADTGEDTIATCQACEYAANLEKAEAVVPADTCGCGHDCPPASEIPTPGAHTVEELCAFLGVEARVILKTLLFDVDGKPVAALVRGDRELNEIKLKNHLHAQDVKLASPEQVTAWTGAPVGFAGPMGLKAPGIVIVADRELDLDCGWIAGANAGDTHVKNLDLRRDVKVDAYADLRNITEADPCPRCGGAIRLRRGIEVGHVFKLGLKYSKAMNATFLDENGREQVMVMGCYGIGVSRIVASAIEQNHDDDGIKFPPSIAPYEVSLVSLAGKDPEVAQAADDLYEQLVGMGVEVLYDDRDERPGVKFKDADLLGMPMQLVLGGKGLKNGVIEAKDRRTGEKRELKLADFVAEFASWRRTVRQGWGLDIA; this is encoded by the coding sequence ATGCGCCTGTCCAAAGCCTATGTGCCCACCCTGAAGGAAGTGCCCGCCGATGCCGAGGTGGTAAGCCACCGCCTGCTTTTGCGCGGCGGTTTCGTGCGCCAGCTTACGCGCGGCATCTATACCTATTTGCCCCTGGGCTTGCGGGCCGTGAACAAGGTGGCGGACATCTGCCGCGAGGAGATGAACCGGGCGGGCGCGCAGGAGATTCTGATGCCCATGGTGCAGCCGGCCGACCTGTGGGCCGAGACCGGGCGCTGGGAGTTCTACGGCAAGGAGCTGCTGCGCTTCAAGGACCGCGCCGACCGCGACTACTGCCTGGGCCCCACCCATGAGGAAGTCGTCACCGACCTGGTGCGCGGCGAGGTGCGCTCCTACCGCCAGCTGCCCATCAACCTGTACCAGATACAAACCAAGTTCCGCGACGAGATCCGTCCGCGGTTCGGGCTTATGCGCGGGCGCGAGTTCGTCATGAAGGACGCCTACTCCTTCGACCGTGACGAGGCCGGAGCGGACGCCAGCTACCGCGCCATGTACGACGCCTACTGCGCCATCTTTCGGCGGCTTGGGCTGGAGTTCCGGCCCGTGGAGGCCGATACCGGGTCCATAGGCGGCAACTTCAGCCACGAGTTCATGGTGCTGGCCGACACCGGCGAGGACACCATCGCCACCTGCCAGGCCTGCGAGTACGCGGCCAACCTGGAGAAGGCCGAGGCCGTTGTTCCTGCGGACACCTGCGGCTGCGGCCACGACTGCCCGCCCGCAAGCGAGATTCCCACCCCCGGCGCGCACACGGTGGAGGAGCTGTGCGCCTTTTTGGGCGTGGAGGCCCGCGTCATCCTCAAGACCCTGCTCTTCGACGTGGACGGCAAGCCCGTGGCCGCGCTGGTGCGCGGGGACCGCGAGCTGAACGAGATCAAGCTCAAGAACCACCTGCACGCCCAGGATGTCAAACTCGCCTCGCCGGAGCAGGTGACCGCCTGGACCGGCGCGCCCGTGGGCTTTGCCGGGCCCATGGGGCTCAAGGCTCCGGGCATCGTCATCGTGGCCGACCGCGAGCTGGACCTGGACTGCGGTTGGATCGCCGGGGCCAACGCGGGCGACACGCACGTCAAGAACCTGGACCTGCGCCGCGACGTGAAGGTGGACGCCTACGCCGATTTGCGCAACATCACCGAGGCCGACCCCTGCCCGCGCTGCGGCGGGGCCATCCGGCTGCGGCGCGGCATCGAGGTCGGCCACGTGTTCAAGCTGGGCCTCAAGTACTCCAAGGCCATGAACGCCACCTTCCTGGACGAGAACGGCCGCGAGCAGGTGATGGTCATGGGCTGCTACGGCATCGGCGTGTCGCGCATCGTGGCCTCGGCCATCGAGCAGAACCACGACGACGACGGCATCAAGTTCCCGCCGTCCATAGCGCCCTACGAGGTGTCGCTTGTGTCGCTCGCGGGCAAGGACCCCGAAGTCGCCCAGGCAGCAGATGACCTGTACGAGCAGCTTGTGGGCATGGGCGTCGAGGTGCTTTACGACGACCGCGACGAGCGCCCCGGCGTGAAGTTCAAGGATGCCGACCTTTTGGGGATGCCCATGCAGTTGGTGTTGGGCGGCAAGGGCCTCAAGAATGGCGTCATCGAGGCCAAGGACCGCCGCACCGGCGAGAAGCGCGAGCTCAAGCTGGCCGACTTCGTGGCCGAATTCGCCTCCTGGCGGCGCACCGTGCGCCAGGGCTGGGGACTGGACATCGCCTAG
- a CDS encoding DUF362 domain-containing protein gives MTSPVYFWNLRASLKAPYAERIRRLLARVGFAGHVEGGELTAIKIHFGERGVTSHVQPLMLKPVVDFLVKAGARPFLTDASTLYVGQRGEAVSHAMQAALHGFDPLLLGAPVIIADGLKGASQTALPVRGGKHFTEAFIAADIAGADLLVSVNHAKGHELAGFGGALKNIGMGAASKQGKMQQHVSTGPLVVIDNCKGCGACVSMCAARALSLADAPDGGKKIRLDAARCVGCGACFLACRHGGLEIDWKTDVAAFLERMMEYAAAILVGRAKPSLHISFVTNVTPDCDCMGFSDACICPDVGVLASLDPVAIDQASIDLINQAEPLWPSHLPKGLKPGDDKLRALHPHLPPAFGLDYAESLGLGTRRYELVAL, from the coding sequence ATGACAAGCCCCGTGTACTTCTGGAACCTGCGCGCCAGCCTCAAGGCCCCCTATGCCGAGCGCATCCGGCGCCTGCTGGCCCGCGTCGGCTTCGCCGGACACGTGGAAGGCGGCGAGCTTACGGCCATCAAGATCCATTTCGGCGAACGCGGGGTCACCAGCCACGTGCAGCCCCTCATGCTCAAGCCCGTGGTCGATTTCCTGGTCAAGGCCGGGGCGCGCCCCTTCCTCACCGACGCCAGCACCCTCTACGTGGGGCAGCGCGGCGAGGCCGTGTCCCACGCCATGCAGGCCGCCCTGCACGGCTTCGATCCCCTGCTCCTCGGCGCGCCGGTCATCATCGCCGACGGCCTTAAGGGCGCAAGCCAGACCGCCCTGCCCGTGCGCGGCGGGAAACACTTCACCGAGGCCTTCATCGCCGCGGACATCGCCGGCGCCGACCTCCTCGTCTCCGTCAATCACGCCAAGGGCCACGAACTGGCGGGCTTCGGCGGCGCGCTCAAGAACATCGGCATGGGCGCGGCCTCCAAGCAGGGCAAGATGCAGCAGCACGTCAGCACCGGGCCGCTCGTGGTCATCGACAACTGCAAGGGCTGCGGGGCCTGCGTCTCCATGTGCGCCGCCCGCGCCCTCTCCCTGGCCGATGCCCCGGACGGCGGAAAGAAGATTCGCCTCGACGCCGCCCGTTGCGTGGGGTGCGGGGCCTGCTTCCTGGCCTGTCGGCACGGGGGCCTGGAAATCGACTGGAAGACCGATGTCGCCGCCTTTCTGGAGCGCATGATGGAGTACGCCGCCGCCATTCTGGTGGGCCGCGCCAAGCCGTCCCTGCACATCAGCTTCGTCACCAACGTCACGCCGGACTGCGACTGCATGGGCTTCTCCGACGCCTGCATCTGCCCGGACGTGGGGGTGCTCGCCTCCCTGGATCCCGTGGCCATCGACCAGGCCAGCATCGACCTCATCAACCAGGCCGAACCCCTGTGGCCCAGCCACCTGCCCAAGGGGCTCAAGCCCGGCGACGACAAGCTGCGCGCCCTGCACCCGCACCTGCCGCCCGCTTTCGGCCTGGACTACGCCGAAAGCCTGGGCCTGGGCACGCGGCGCTACGAACTGGTCGCGCTGTAG
- a CDS encoding Hsp20/alpha crystallin family protein — protein sequence MVLDFNTLYTFPGRFERLFEDFFKPQFAEGRRLAYPPLNVSEDDTAYYVRSELPGLPLDALELTLTDKNLVIKGERPTEQGKYYRQERPAGFFQRVVALNVPVEREAVKATLVDGVLTVTLPKCAECIPRKISIDVS from the coding sequence ATGGTGCTCGACTTCAATACGTTGTACACCTTTCCGGGCCGCTTCGAGCGGCTGTTCGAGGACTTCTTCAAGCCGCAGTTCGCCGAGGGAAGGCGGCTTGCCTATCCGCCCTTGAACGTGAGCGAGGACGACACCGCGTACTACGTGCGTTCCGAACTGCCCGGCCTGCCGCTGGACGCCCTCGAACTCACCCTTACGGACAAGAACCTCGTCATCAAGGGCGAACGGCCCACGGAGCAGGGCAAGTACTACCGGCAGGAGCGCCCGGCCGGATTCTTCCAGCGCGTGGTCGCCCTGAACGTTCCCGTGGAGCGCGAGGCCGTGAAGGCCACCCTGGTGGACGGGGTGCTCACCGTCACCCTGCCCAAGTGCGCGGAATGCATTCCCCGCAAGATCAGCATCGACGTGAGCTGA
- a CDS encoding Hsp20/alpha crystallin family protein, giving the protein MTETPDTQARAEAKALPRVSPATDILEREDGFHIYMDIPGVRREDLKIDINENELLVTGRAMQGASDKETFLEVQFGPGEYVRAVALSDLVDRERIAAVLKDGVLSIHLPRLEKTAPRRIPIQAE; this is encoded by the coding sequence ATGACCGAAACACCCGACACCCAGGCCCGCGCGGAAGCCAAGGCCCTGCCCCGCGTGAGCCCCGCCACGGACATCCTTGAGCGCGAGGACGGATTCCACATCTACATGGACATTCCCGGAGTGCGCCGCGAGGACCTCAAGATCGACATCAACGAGAATGAACTGCTGGTCACCGGACGCGCCATGCAGGGGGCTTCGGACAAGGAGACCTTCCTGGAGGTCCAGTTCGGACCGGGCGAATATGTCCGCGCGGTGGCCTTGTCCGACCTGGTGGACCGCGAGCGCATCGCCGCCGTCCTGAAGGACGGCGTACTCTCCATCCACCTGCCACGACTGGAAAAGACAGCGCCGCGCCGCATCCCCATTCAAGCGGAGTAG
- a CDS encoding SEL1-like repeat protein: MTQPPSARLPRLRAAVAVGLALAAFCPGPADASKSAPPPPSVLEPAAEQMSPKVRELLKNAKEGDAHAQNELAIHLATGKGAPKSPSEAVRWWTMAADKGLAEAQFNLALAYDQGQGVARDSARAAELYAKAAEQGQVAAMYNLAELLSSGHGVPMNLGQAAKHYETAATKGHVKSMYNLALAYSRGKGLERDDAKAAVWMRKAAEAGHPRAQYLLAQMYAQGIGVPKDSAKAAQWLERAAKKGHARAQYSYALHCQQGQGVPADCEAARRWYREAANRNHTGAMCNLALMLLDDKDSAKNSAEAEALLLRAAELGDPKAMFNLGLLYQQGQVLAKKPAESYYWYSVAARHGLSTAQPPRDAVAKELSRVEREGLDARVSAYKPKPARD, translated from the coding sequence GTGACGCAACCGCCCTCTGCCCGCCTTCCCCGGCTCCGGGCCGCCGTGGCCGTCGGCTTGGCCCTGGCCGCGTTCTGTCCCGGCCCGGCCGACGCCAGCAAGTCCGCCCCGCCCCCGCCTTCGGTCCTGGAACCCGCCGCCGAACAGATGAGCCCCAAGGTCCGCGAGCTGCTGAAAAATGCCAAGGAGGGCGATGCGCACGCCCAGAACGAGCTGGCCATCCATCTCGCCACGGGCAAGGGCGCGCCCAAATCCCCGTCCGAGGCCGTGCGCTGGTGGACCATGGCCGCCGACAAGGGCCTGGCCGAGGCCCAGTTCAACCTGGCGCTTGCCTACGACCAGGGCCAGGGCGTGGCCAGGGACTCCGCCCGCGCGGCCGAGCTGTACGCCAAGGCGGCGGAGCAGGGGCAGGTGGCGGCCATGTACAATCTTGCAGAGCTGTTGAGCAGCGGCCATGGCGTGCCCATGAACCTGGGCCAGGCCGCCAAGCACTACGAAACCGCCGCGACCAAGGGCCACGTGAAGTCCATGTACAATCTGGCCCTGGCCTATTCGCGCGGCAAGGGGCTTGAGCGCGACGACGCCAAGGCCGCAGTGTGGATGCGCAAGGCCGCCGAGGCCGGACACCCGCGCGCGCAGTACCTGCTGGCGCAGATGTACGCCCAGGGCATCGGCGTTCCCAAGGATTCCGCCAAGGCGGCCCAATGGCTGGAGCGCGCGGCCAAGAAAGGCCACGCCCGGGCCCAGTATTCCTATGCCCTGCACTGCCAGCAGGGGCAGGGCGTGCCCGCCGACTGCGAGGCGGCGCGGCGCTGGTACCGCGAAGCGGCCAACCGCAACCACACCGGGGCCATGTGCAATCTGGCCCTCATGCTGCTGGACGACAAGGATTCCGCCAAGAACAGCGCCGAGGCCGAGGCCCTGCTTTTGCGCGCGGCCGAACTGGGAGATCCCAAGGCCATGTTCAACCTTGGCTTGCTGTACCAACAGGGCCAGGTCTTGGCGAAGAAGCCCGCCGAGTCCTATTATTGGTATTCCGTTGCCGCGCGGCACGGCCTTTCCACGGCGCAGCCCCCGCGCGACGCCGTGGCCAAGGAGCTTTCCCGCGTCGAGCGCGAAGGCTTGGACGCCCGCGTGTCCGCCTACAAGCCCAAGCCCGCGCGCGACTAG
- a CDS encoding CBS domain-containing protein: MRIEQVMRRDLARIAPEEPLSRLVEWYANPGGRSRYTYVVDANGRLLGVVTMLELLNAFMDGGHGQDSSDEQELARIGRALEAKKCLPVSTLMRADLPTVAPDAPLLAARPLLRERGVTALPVVDAAGRLKGEVTRRLLLRLLDAMLRDPGLAALRTGCTQPDEGTGSEFFVG; the protein is encoded by the coding sequence ATGCGCATCGAACAAGTCATGCGGCGCGACCTTGCCCGCATCGCTCCGGAAGAGCCGTTGTCCCGCCTTGTCGAGTGGTATGCGAACCCTGGCGGCCGATCGCGCTACACCTACGTTGTGGACGCCAACGGGCGGCTGCTCGGCGTGGTGACCATGCTGGAGCTGCTCAACGCCTTCATGGACGGGGGGCACGGGCAGGACAGCTCCGACGAGCAGGAGCTGGCGCGCATCGGCCGCGCGCTGGAGGCGAAGAAGTGCCTGCCCGTGTCCACGCTTATGCGCGCGGACCTGCCCACCGTGGCGCCGGACGCCCCGCTTCTGGCCGCGCGGCCGCTGCTGCGGGAACGCGGCGTTACCGCCCTGCCCGTTGTGGACGCGGCGGGCCGCCTGAAGGGTGAAGTGACCCGACGCTTGCTGCTGCGCCTGCTGGACGCCATGCTCCGGGATCCGGGCCTTGCGGCGCTGCGCACGGGCTGCACCCAGCCTGACGAAGGGACGGGCAGCGAATTCTTTGTCGGCTGA
- a CDS encoding ABC transporter permease, with translation MLLDLKIALSSLSAHKLRALLAMLGVFLGALSFNGVQHVSEAMLKAAEAEAEKLGPGLFAVVAGQVRFTHGGGGTRGQSVQRTFTVQDARALAGGVPGAVALAPYLAGNMPIRSAGVTVTTQMVGTWPDYPQIRSFQPAHGRFLTRADVEGMERVVVLGNTIAERLFGGAEQALGREVQVFRARFRVVGVMEPKGRDLTGTDQDEQTFLPLSTYMRRAANQTWISGAYLRLAEGADVELAREAARRIMRQRHHLEGKKDDFSVLTPADAMELRREALDLVQTLGAITSVISFAVGAMGILSIMVLMVQARRMEIGIRRAVGGSRGQIIRQFLLEAGIMAGTGGLFGVAASILLVEIVCAVAGFPYVFEPLFTLATLAGSVVLGLAAGAYPARQAANIEILGVLSA, from the coding sequence ATGCTGCTGGATCTCAAGATCGCGCTTTCGTCTCTTTCCGCGCACAAGCTGCGCGCGCTGCTGGCCATGCTGGGCGTGTTTCTTGGCGCGTTGTCGTTCAACGGGGTCCAGCATGTCTCCGAGGCCATGCTCAAGGCTGCGGAGGCTGAGGCCGAAAAACTCGGCCCCGGACTGTTCGCCGTGGTGGCCGGGCAAGTGCGTTTCACCCATGGCGGCGGGGGCACGCGCGGCCAGTCCGTGCAGCGCACCTTCACCGTGCAGGACGCGCGCGCCCTGGCCGGCGGGGTGCCCGGGGCCGTGGCCCTGGCGCCGTACCTCGCCGGAAACATGCCCATCCGCTCCGCAGGGGTCACTGTCACCACGCAGATGGTGGGCACCTGGCCGGACTACCCCCAGATCCGCAGCTTCCAGCCCGCCCATGGGCGTTTCCTCACACGGGCCGATGTGGAGGGCATGGAGCGCGTGGTGGTGCTGGGCAACACCATTGCGGAGCGGCTGTTCGGCGGGGCGGAGCAGGCCCTGGGGCGCGAGGTCCAGGTGTTCCGCGCGCGGTTCCGCGTGGTGGGCGTGATGGAGCCCAAGGGCCGCGACCTGACCGGCACAGACCAGGACGAGCAGACGTTTTTGCCGTTGTCCACCTACATGCGCCGGGCGGCCAACCAGACCTGGATCAGCGGGGCCTACCTGCGCCTGGCCGAGGGCGCGGACGTGGAGCTGGCCAGGGAGGCGGCCAGGCGCATCATGCGCCAGCGCCACCACCTGGAAGGCAAGAAGGACGACTTCAGCGTGCTCACCCCGGCCGACGCCATGGAGCTGCGGCGCGAGGCCCTGGACCTGGTGCAGACGCTGGGGGCCATCACCTCGGTCATCTCCTTCGCGGTGGGGGCCATGGGCATCTTGTCCATCATGGTGCTCATGGTGCAGGCCCGCCGCATGGAGATCGGCATCCGCCGGGCCGTGGGCGGCAGCCGGGGCCAGATCATCCGGCAGTTCCTGCTGGAGGCGGGCATCATGGCCGGCACGGGCGGGCTGTTTGGCGTGGCGGCCAGCATCCTCCTGGTGGAGATCGTGTGTGCGGTGGCGGGCTTTCCGTACGTGTTCGAGCCGCTGTTCACCCTGGCGACCCTGGCGGGCTCGGTGGTGCTGGGCCTTGCGGCAGGGGCATATCCGGCCAGGCAGGCCGCCAACATCGAGATTCTGGGCGTGCTTTCGGCCTAA
- a CDS encoding MBL fold metallo-hydrolase, producing MYFKQIQVPGLGCFSYVLGCPGKGVMVVVDPKRDIEDYLDISRQEGMRVTHIIDTHVHADHVSGAHELAARTGAPICMHPDTPARFAFTPLPEGQVLEAGVARLQVLHTPGHTPHSISLLVSDLARSEDPWMLLTGDLLFVGDIGRPDLVGDAALKEQVHNLYNSLFVKLGTLPGHLEVYPAHGSGSLCGKGMSPKPSTTLGYERLHNPRLQYASFEDFALAMSQDFPVRPKSFSHIIATNAGGAPLLDRCPLERALSVADFEARMAAGATIIDARDGSAFGGCHIPGALNIGFEKQLANWVGMVVDPKADLLLVVDGRPAYDAMRTELHRIGYDNILGWLAGGMQAWIYAGKPTERLEQLGAPELARRIATGNAPVLLDVRTPAEWNAGRIAGAQHLPFADILQACCSLPTDDEIVVYCGTGYRSNMAGSYMKSHGYGNVKSLAGGTLAWARSGQALVTQ from the coding sequence ATGTACTTCAAGCAGATCCAAGTACCCGGTTTGGGATGCTTTTCCTATGTGCTCGGCTGCCCCGGCAAGGGCGTGATGGTCGTTGTGGACCCAAAACGCGACATTGAGGACTATCTGGACATCTCCCGCCAGGAAGGAATGCGCGTCACCCACATCATCGACACCCACGTGCACGCGGACCACGTTTCCGGCGCGCACGAGCTCGCCGCCCGGACCGGAGCGCCCATTTGCATGCACCCGGACACCCCGGCCCGGTTCGCCTTCACCCCCCTGCCGGAAGGCCAGGTGCTGGAGGCCGGCGTGGCGCGACTGCAGGTGCTGCACACCCCGGGCCACACGCCGCACTCCATTTCGCTGCTGGTCTCCGACCTCGCGCGCTCCGAAGATCCCTGGATGCTGCTCACCGGCGACCTGCTCTTCGTGGGCGACATCGGTCGGCCGGACCTGGTGGGCGATGCGGCCTTGAAAGAGCAGGTCCACAACCTGTACAACTCGCTCTTCGTCAAGCTGGGAACACTGCCCGGCCACCTGGAGGTGTACCCGGCGCACGGCTCGGGCTCGCTGTGCGGCAAGGGCATGAGCCCCAAGCCCAGCACCACCCTGGGCTACGAACGCCTGCACAACCCGCGTCTGCAATACGCCTCCTTCGAGGACTTCGCCCTGGCCATGAGCCAGGACTTCCCCGTACGGCCCAAGAGCTTCAGCCACATCATCGCCACCAACGCGGGCGGTGCGCCGCTGCTCGACCGCTGCCCCCTGGAGCGCGCGCTTTCCGTGGCCGACTTCGAGGCGCGCATGGCCGCCGGAGCCACCATCATCGACGCCCGGGACGGTTCGGCCTTCGGCGGCTGCCACATCCCCGGCGCGCTGAACATCGGCTTCGAAAAGCAGCTGGCCAATTGGGTGGGCATGGTGGTGGACCCCAAGGCCGACCTCCTGCTCGTTGTGGACGGCCGCCCGGCCTACGACGCCATGCGCACCGAGCTGCACCGCATCGGCTACGACAACATCCTTGGCTGGCTGGCCGGTGGGATGCAGGCCTGGATCTACGCGGGCAAGCCCACCGAACGCCTGGAACAGCTGGGCGCGCCGGAACTGGCCCGGCGTATCGCCACGGGAAACGCGCCCGTGCTGCTGGACGTGCGCACCCCTGCGGAATGGAACGCGGGCCGCATAGCCGGGGCGCAACACCTGCCCTTCGCAGACATCCTGCAAGCCTGCTGCTCCCTGCCCACGGATGACGAGATCGTGGTCTACTGCGGCACGGGATACCGCTCCAACATGGCAGGATCGTACATGAAATCTCACGGATACGGCAACGTCAAGTCCCTGGCAGGGGGCACGCTCGCCTGGGCGCGCTCCGGCCAGGCCCTCGTCACGCAATAA
- a CDS encoding peroxiredoxin, which yields MESSIPLLGAQFPEMTVTTTQGELHLPQDMAGKWFVLFSHPADFTPVCTTEFVAFQKRYQEFKALNCELIGLSIDQVFSHIKWIEWIEEKLGERIEFPVIADDMGLVAATLGMVHPGKGTNTVRAVFIVDDKGTLRIMFYYPQELGRNIDEILRAVRGMQTSDAHGVAIPAGWPNNELIGGQVIIPPAKDVKTARERTGKADSFDWWFCYKQL from the coding sequence ATGGAAAGCAGCATCCCCCTTCTCGGCGCACAGTTCCCGGAAATGACCGTCACCACCACCCAGGGCGAACTGCACCTGCCCCAGGACATGGCGGGCAAATGGTTCGTGCTCTTCTCGCACCCGGCGGACTTCACCCCCGTGTGCACCACCGAGTTCGTGGCCTTCCAGAAGCGCTACCAGGAGTTCAAGGCCCTGAACTGCGAACTCATCGGCCTGTCCATCGACCAGGTGTTCTCGCACATCAAATGGATCGAGTGGATCGAGGAAAAGCTGGGCGAGCGCATCGAGTTCCCGGTCATCGCCGACGACATGGGCCTGGTGGCCGCAACGCTCGGCATGGTCCATCCCGGCAAGGGCACCAACACCGTGCGCGCCGTGTTCATCGTGGACGACAAGGGCACCCTGCGCATCATGTTCTACTACCCGCAGGAACTGGGCCGGAACATCGACGAGATCCTGCGCGCGGTGCGCGGCATGCAGACCTCCGACGCCCACGGCGTGGCCATCCCCGCAGGCTGGCCCAACAACGAACTCATCGGCGGCCAGGTCATCATTCCGCCCGCCAAGGACGTGAAAACCGCCCGCGAGCGCACCGGCAAGGCCGACAGCTTCGACTGGTGGTTCTGCTACAAGCAACTGTAA
- a CDS encoding RHS repeat domain-containing protein, translated as MSSPSISVRCDERGRIAERTLNFGGESEIRRYAYDSAGRLARVTDGSGGLLESYQYDHQGRRLADINPQRFRGERRYSYLSGNRLGQAGSVQYSHDKAGFRNLKVEATSSNPRETRYQYEPSGLLLAVELPEGRRIEYTHDAKGQRTEKRMDGRLVEVYRWLDALRLEEFFDGTRWWRLAYDSERPGRGSRTPVGVTNGDDSYLLCCDQVGTPLTLVTVDGHIVQKMQYDSFGNQLQVRGEVVRLPFGFAGGLFDADTGLTRFVWRDYDADTGRFTALDPMGAKGGDDDWYGYCVDDPVNRVDAWGLWSLFGFGAEEQKSDEENTEQSRTDRDDNPYCKVYPCDDNGTMQGDYKPIDIHPGAKPFLLDFSAPVPKSVTDFLGMTSKDDTKEKRVPLLPDPLVYPFEKIYERNKEAQGDGK; from the coding sequence ATGTCCTCCCCTTCTATTTCAGTGCGGTGCGATGAGCGCGGCCGCATCGCAGAACGCACTCTGAACTTCGGCGGCGAGTCCGAAATTCGGCGCTACGCCTATGATTCCGCCGGACGCCTCGCCCGCGTCACCGATGGTTCGGGCGGTCTGCTGGAGTCCTACCAGTACGACCACCAGGGCCGCAGGCTCGCCGACATCAACCCGCAGCGCTTTCGTGGCGAGCGGCGCTACAGCTATCTTTCCGGCAATCGGCTGGGCCAGGCGGGCAGCGTTCAGTACAGCCACGACAAAGCGGGCTTCCGCAACCTGAAGGTCGAGGCCACCTCCTCGAATCCGCGCGAGACGCGCTACCAGTATGAACCCTCGGGCCTGCTGCTGGCGGTGGAGTTACCGGAAGGGCGGCGCATCGAGTACACCCACGACGCCAAGGGCCAGCGCACGGAGAAGCGCATGGATGGCAGGCTCGTCGAGGTCTATCGCTGGCTTGATGCGCTGCGGTTGGAGGAATTCTTCGACGGGACGCGCTGGTGGCGGCTGGCGTATGATTCTGAACGCCCTGGCCGTGGCAGCCGCACGCCCGTTGGCGTGACCAACGGCGACGACTCGTACTTGCTGTGCTGCGACCAAGTCGGCACACCGCTGACCCTTGTCACAGTGGATGGCCATATTGTACAGAAGATGCAATACGACAGCTTCGGCAACCAGTTGCAGGTCCGGGGTGAAGTGGTGCGCCTGCCCTTCGGCTTCGCAGGCGGGCTCTTTGACGCCGACACCGGCCTGACGCGCTTCGTCTGGCGGGACTACGACGCCGACACTGGGCGCTTCACCGCCCTTGACCCCATGGGCGCAAAGGGCGGAGATGATGACTGGTACGGCTATTGCGTCGATGATCCGGTCAATCGGGTGGATGCGTGGGGGCTGTGGTCTCTCTTCGGCTTCGGGGCCGAGGAGCAAAAATCAGACGAAGAAAACACGGAACAGAGCAGAACCGACCGCGACGACAACCCCTACTGCAAGGTGTATCCGTGCGATGACAACGGGACCATGCAGGGGGACTACAAGCCAATTGACATTCACCCAGGCGCCAAACCGTTCTTGCTGGATTTTTCAGCTCCTGTCCCGAAATCCGTCACTGACTTTTTGGGCATGACCAGCAAGGACGACACCAAGGAAAAACGAGTGCCCCTTCTCCCCGACCCGTTGGTGTATCCGTTTGAAAAGATATATGAGCGAAACAAGGAGGCTCAAGGTGACGGCAAATGA